The genomic stretch aaggaagggaagggaagggaagggaagggaaagggaagggaaagggaagggaaagggaagggaaaggaaacaggaaaaggggaagaaaccAGCAGAGACTGCCttggggaagaagggggaagaaaatgaaaaagaaggggagggtaagaagggggaaagaaaggagaaagaagatgaaaaagaagggggaaagaagggagaaaagcagggaaaagaagggagaaagaagatgaaaaagaagggagaaaaaatggggaaagaaaggggaaagaagaggaagaagaagggggAGAAGAtgggaaagaagggagaaaaaaatgaggaaagaaggggtaaagaagaggaaaaagaaggggagggtaagaaaggggaaagaatagggagaaaagtgggggaaagaagggggaaagaacaggaaaaagaaagtggagggtaagaaaggggaaagaaaggagaaaagcaggggaaagaaggaggaaagaggaaaaagaagggggagaagatgaaaaagaaggggagggtaagaagggggaaagaagggaaaaaagtggggaaataaaggagaaagaagaggaaaaagaagggggaagaagattaaaaaaaaggggagggtaacaagggagaaagaagggagaaaagcaagggaaagaagggagaaaaaatggggaaagaagaggaaaaagaaggggggAGCTGAAAAAGCTGAGAGGGATCAGCAGCTGAAGGGATTACggagctgcctggtgctgcagagatGTCACACGAGGCCAGGTGGCCGCGCAGAGAGACCTAAAGATGGATCAAGGGTTTGTTTCTcgggaggcagcagcagctcaaagtCATTCCTGGAAATAgattttccagctctttcctTCCTGAGGAGGTCAGGCTGGCTTGGCTGGAGCCCAGGCTCGGCTTAGGGGAGTTCAGGGGCGGGGAACAGACGAGCTCCAGGAACAGGAGTCAGCGTTCCCaatgctcctgctcccctccgTGCTCATCCAGAGCTAAATCCGGGGCAACAGTTGTTCCAAAGGCTCAAGGAGGGCTCAGAGAATGTGGCTAAACTGTGTGCCAAAtaggagctgggaatggaaggaaaaagggaaaagaagggaggaagaagggggaaagaagggggaaagaagggaggaagaagggggacaaaaagggagaaagaagggggaaaagaatggggaaagaagggggaaaaggaggaaaatgggggaaaaaaggtggggaaagatgggggaaagaagggaagaagaggtggaaagaaaaggaaaaagtgaggGAAGAAGgtggaaagaggaggaaagaaagggaaagaaggtggaaggagggggagaagaagaggggaatgggggaaagagggtgggaagaggggaaaagaaggaagaaagacgggtaagagggaagaaagaaggggtaagagggaagaaagaatgggaaaaggtagaaagaggggaaaagaagagggaaagaagggaggaaagaaggaagaaagaagagaaaaagaagtggaaagagatgggaaagaagggagaaggaagggagaaagaagagagaaaaggcagaaagaagatgggaaggaggggaaagaaaaggagaagtgaGGGAAGAAGagtgggaaagaaagggaagacaaagaaaaggaagaaaaaaagaaatagaaaagaaagaaggaaaggaaaccacccccaaaccctgtCAGAACCACAACGGACAAGCAGCTTCAATTCAACACCATAAAAGAATATGCAAATGCTTCAAAATACCGAAATGACAAATGTGAGAGAAAACGGCTGGTTGAGGTTTGTGCTAATTtgctgagggagaggaggggtgactttaatctgatttttctggGAAGTCTTCACAAAGATTCTCACAGTCACGAAATTTGTCAGTGATGTTTCACAGAGACTTAAAAAGCTTTTTAGAACAACCTCTGAGGACACCTAAAGCTACTTAGAGCTGTTAGAAGTGCGGGGAGGGAGTGTGGGAGGTGGGATTAACCAAAAGGCGTTTACCTGATTTCATTGGGCGCCTCCTCTTCCTCGtatctcttcttttctttcctcctgatGGTCAGCCTCACCAccaggaagaggagggagagccCCACCAGCACTCCACACACCGCCCCGGCGATCATGCTGATGTTTTGTGCATCTGttgcccaaaaaaacccaatttatCAGTGAGCCTTTGTTGGTGTGGTGAGCTTTTAGGCCGTGCTACAAGTCCCAGCGCTGGGTACAGCTCAGGACAGCACGCTGCAGGTTATTTTTGAGGTGTGTCTCCACACAGAAGTTGAACCAGTTTGTCTCCAGCTAAGCTGGAGGCGGCAGGGAGTGAAGCAATTTTCACCTCTGCAAAGGTGAAACCACGAGTGCTGTGCCTTCGGCTGTGGGGCAGAGttgaaaaaaggaggaaaaatccccttCTAAgtgtaaaaatacagaaagcacAGCGACAGGGCAGCCCCCATGtggagcacagcaccaggcagcacCCAAGGCAGAGGAATGTTTAATCTCTTAGAATTTACCCATGAGGGTTTTGTTCCCCCCTTCAACTCCCCTTGAACGGTTACAGCCCtattctgaaattaattattcaaaTGTGGAGGAAAAGTGACCTGACTGAGGCAGgcaaagcaggaaaggaaaccaTCCTGGGCAGGGCCTTTTCCATCCAAACCAGCCGAGTAATGGAGAACATTTCCCATGGGTCATGGGCCCTTTGCTGAGAGTTTCTGACAACCTCTTTGGATAAAAGTGGTCAGGCTGGGCTCGGCTGAAAGGTGTTTCCTTAGGCTCAGTCCCTCAGGAGGGTTTAGCAAAGCCGAGTGAGGTTTTAAACCAGTTCAGTTCAATTGCCAGAAAAGCTGCCTGGACGCTTTTACTTCACATGCCTGAGGCAAACCGGTTTTCCTTATTCCATATTCCAGTTATTTCAGGCTTGGCTGGGCAGAAAAATTCCAAAGCCGTGGAATCTCCAGGAGGAGACTTTGTTAGGAGCCTTATCACAGCAGGTCCAGCTTGGGGAGCTGCTGAACTCCATTGTTTGGCTTGGGGTGATAAACTCCACCCTTTTCCTGGTATGCAGATGTAAAGGACACCCTGGCCGGGCTCCTCAGGCGATTTCGACCTCTGCTGTTCAGCACACAAATGGCTAAACCTGATTAAATTATGTTAAATTATGTCAAAAAGGTACTTTTTATCCTGCAAATTATCCTGCATTTGCTTCCTCcttttgggacccctccccatgaaaGGGACCACCGACCCATTTCAAGGAACAAACTGCGCATGCTTAGTAACTTTTGAACTAATTATCGTGCTTAATAACTTTTGAACTAATTACCAtacagagcagggaatgggatgtaccaaagttatgaatgtgcatttttattttgggcaTTCAATAGTTGTACAGATAAAAGGGCTCTGTGATCACCTGTAAATTGACATGTGTATTTGGGAGTTATACCACAATAAACACACACTTTGTAACTCTAAACTCTTAGAGAGTTTTTGGATATCGGTACTAGATCAATATCCAtattgggaatgggatgtacCAAAGTTATGAACAcgtatttttattttggacaTTCAATACCTGTATAGATAAAAGGGCTCTGTAATCACCTGTAAATTGCAGTGTGTATTTGGGAATAAACATACGCTTTCTAAACTGTCCGAGAGTTTTTGTCCGTCACGGTTGGATATCGGTACTAGATCAATATCcgtatttttaataaatcactTTGTGGCCATCAGGCGGTGTTTgcggggctgtccctgcccagggcgGTACTTACGCTGCACTGTCACCTGCAGCACGCAGCTCTCCTGGCCCGCCTCGTTGGTGGCCACGCACTGGTACAGCCCCGTGCTCATCTGCGTCAGGTTcttcagcagcacctgcccGGGGTTCGAGATGTCTGCGAGGGGAGGGAGAACACCGCCGGGGTTAGTGCCATGGAGGGAGGAACTTCGGCTGTGGGCAGGGCGGAGAGGAACAAatgtgtctgtggggtgaagtCAGCTCCAGAACAATGCcaagggggaaggaaagaagaaagaagggggaagaaggaggaaagaagggggaaagaagggagaaagaaagaggaaaagaagggggaaagaagggagaaagaaagaggaaaagaaggggaaaagaagggagaaataaggaaggaagaaagaagggggaaagaaaggagaaaggagggggaaagaagggggaagaaaggagaaaggagggggaaagaaaggagaaaggagggggaaagaaaggagaaaggagggggaaagaaggaagaaaaaagaaagaagggagaaagaaggagaaaagaaggaagagagaaaggagaaagaagggaggaaagaaggcagaaagaagggaggaaacaaaagggaaagaaaggagaaataagggggaaagaagggagaaagaaggaagaaagagggaaaagggagaaagggaaaagaagggggaaagaaaggagaatgaaaggggaaagaagggggaaaggtggagcagccccaggagcagccgcAGCGGTGGGAGCAGTGTTGGAGCATCCATCCACGCAGCGATCCCAGCGCTCCAGGGAAGCAAAGCCCCGACTCACTGACTCTGGAGTTGGGCGGGAGCTGCTCGGCTCTCTCGTCCTCCTCGCTGAGGCGCTGCCAGCGGTAGGAGATGGGCGCAGTGCCCGAGGCGGAGcggcactgcagggacagctccttcccctccagcagctccccctcCAGCCAGCACTTGGGCTTGGAGGGTTTCTCTACAAGGAGAAGACAGGTCATGGCGTCACAGCAGTGTTTGCTCactggaaacctttcctttgGCGTTTAAACAGCTTCCAAGAGCTGTCTTCTCTGGAATGCGTGAAGGAATCACACCAGTGATGGTTTTTAGGGGAGTAGAactcccctttcccctttcccctttcccctttcccctttcccctttcccctttcccctttccccctttcccctttcccctttcccctttttcctttttcctttccttctcctctagGGCGCACAGCAGAAGGTTTTTAGGGCTTTAGCTGCTACcccacagaggagctgcctggctcagccacagcagtgACATTCAAACACTTTTTGTCCCTTGCAGCTCTATCACCACATTCCTCTTTCTAAGCACAATTTCCAGAACatctttccctccctttccttctccagttcTCCCTTCTGCCCTGACAGGCTGCAGGATCCTTCCAGGGGATCACAGAGAGTGTGAAAAGCAATAAACTGAAACCAGGAAATGCCACCCCCATGTGTCACCTCCACGGGCTGGGGTCAGGTCAgtgccagtgcccagcaggagTGTGGGCAGGGTGGTGGCCAGCTGAGATAGGATATCAGCCTGCCTTGGGTGATGGGATCACAGCCATCCCTTGGAAAGAATGGCTTTGCATGTTTGTGCCTGTTTGTGGGCTCGTTTGCTGCCAGGAAGTGGAGAGATGAACAGAGGAACAGCTTTGGTGAATGACAGGTCTGGAATCACTAAGCAGAAACCTACTAGAGACACAATCAGATGGGAGCCTTGATAATTTCATGGTGGAGCCATTGTGCATGAGATGATCCTTATGGATTTGTTTTAGGGTTCAACACTTATCACAGTTCAGTGCTATCACACCAACCTCAGACCGGTTCTTTAGGCTCTTCCTGTGGCCAAAAAATGCGAAGGCAGATTTAAAGTTGAGCACTAAAACCCAGTCTTGAGGTGTCTGTGCTAGGCAGGAACCTGCTAGAGATGTAATCAGGTGGGAACCGTGATAATTTCATGGTGGAGCCATTGTGCATGAGATGATCCTTATGGATTTGTTTTAGGGTTCAGTATTATCACACCAGCCTCAGACCAGTTCTTTTGGCTCTTCCTGTGGCCAAAACCACAAAGGCAGATTTAAAGCTGAGCACTGAAACTCAATCTTGAGGTGTCTGTGCTAGGCAGGAACCTACTAGAGACACAATCAGATGGGAACCTTGATAATTTCGTGGTGGAGCCATTGTGCATGAGATGATCCTTATGAATTTGTTTTAGGGTTCAGTACTTAGTCCAGTATTTAGTTCAGTACTAGCACAAGAACCTCAAACCAGTTCTTTAGGTACTTTCTGTGACCAAAAACCACAAAGGCTGATATAAAGCTGAGCACTGAAACCTGATCTTGAGGTGTCTGTGCTAGGCAGGAACCTACTAGAGATGTAATCTGATGGGAACCTTGATAATTTCATGGTGGAGCCATTGTGCATGAGATGAtcttaggaattttttttaagggttCAGTGCTATCACACCAGCCTCAGACCAGTTCTTTAGGCTCTTCCTGTGGCCAAAAAGACAAAGGCATATTTAAAGCTGAGCACTGAAACTCAATCTTGAGGTGTCTGTGCTAGGCAGGAACATACCAGAGACACAATCAGATGGGAACCTTGATAATTTCGTGGTGGAGCCATTGTGCATGAGATGATCCTTATGGATTTGTTTTAGGGTTCAGTGCTATCGCACCAACCTCAGACGAGTTCTTTAGGCTCTCCCTGTGGCCAAAACCACAAAGGCAGATTTAAAGCTGAGCACTAAAACCTGATCTCGAGGTGCCTTTGTGCATTTCTACCCTGCTGAAACCAATCTCTCCCCAGGAAGCGAgtctggatttcttttttttcccctttgggaGAAGAAGGAGCTGTCCTTACCCACGACCTTGAGGGTGATGCGAGCCCACTCGTACTGGCCAGCGTTCTTGACCTTGCAGATGTATTTCCCTGCATCGCTGGACTGCAGGGAGATGATTTGCAGGGATGCATCTCCAGCAAGGAAGTTGGAGGTGAAGGAGACGCGGCCCTTCTGCTCCTCGTTCAGGTCATCATAAACTCGGCCCCCAGAGTAGGTGAtcacctgggagcagagcagacatTGAgttgttgtttcattttcacGTGGAACAACAAATCTGAGCgtttccaggagctgcacatCCCAGGGAAGTGACTTGTCCAGGGTCACACAGGAAGCCTGAGGCAGGGTGGGGAAGCAAACCTGGGTTTCTGCCCTGAGAATGATGCAaaagtgtatttatttctgctggagGTTTATACTGGGCACTTTACAAGCATGAAAACAGGCATCAGTTTGTGCCACAACACATCAAAGCAGTCTGGAGGTTTGGCTGTGCTAATTTAAGTCTCTGCAGACCTCATTTTTAGAGGGACTTAACTATTGTGTtgtgaaaaatgcctattttatgattggctttttgcaaatattcaaatgaatattatatgtgttgtgttagaaagtgatgctgtattaattctcttaagtagtgtgttaaatatagttttaggttataacaaaatgttaaaatagaaactatgctatgtaggacattttttttcctaaagaaaggactctcatccagatagcagccacaggacacctgaatctttcagagaaagaggaaTTTATTGttccattatcaggagaaatgaacttcttcctgccttgctcaggattcagaggaagaagctgacactgcccagacagaatcctgtgtttgaatggaatttatgcatcatgcatgaggtgtatgaatatgcaacaggctgttgtttttaagggttaatcctctgttaacttGCATCcttttttcaggcttattttgcccagaaaaggtacctggactgtctgtaactctttgttttattGTCTCGTATTGTCCTAATtctaattgtccaaattattattactctaattgtgttactatttttataaccattttattactattaaacgtctaaaattttaaaaacaagtgattggctTTTTTTCACATCTGCATTGCACTGAAACCAAGGATTCAAAAAGTGGGCCTGCAAAACCCAAGGTTATTTTGAAAGCCTGAAGGGCACTTCTGAAGCTGATCTAACAAAGACTGACTacatttaaacaaagaaaaaaatccattgtaACCCAACGTGATCCATGTTGGATATCAAATAACTTTTCCACATTCTAAATCTCTCTAAATCAGCTCTGTTTCCCAATCCCTGCTCTCATCATCAGAACAACCTGCAGAGATCATCACAGCAGGGCCGCTAAATGGAGGCCCGGCGGCGTGAGGGCAGAAATAAAGCGATTTTCTCAGCGAACCCACCGCTTTCTGCACGGTCTCAGAGATGTGCAGCAGCCACTCGATGtccaggctgccctgctccagcagccccaggcggtggtggcagggcagggtcacGTTTTCTTCTGCCACCCTCTTGAACTCGGTCTGAGCCTCGCCGAGCCAAACAGAGCAGGAAGCTGGAAgacaaatttcaaatttcaatcTTCCAAGTGGTCAGACGTGGGAACGCAggaaatccctctggctgccctggagtgcccaaacccctgcccagggggctcagagaccttggcacagagccccagacccccgtgcctttgatttagcccttggaaaaaataattaccaaccttgaaatgaagaattacaaatcaagaaagtttaagtagaataatagttagtttgtcatggggtgaaaaatagattttttgggggtttttagaatgggggctcggGACAAGCAGCTTCAATTTAACACCACAAAAGAATATGGAAATGCTTCAAAATACCATATATCAGAAATATATATGTCAGAAATATGATGTAATCACAAATATATATATCACAAATATTATACATATCAGAAACATATATATGTCAGAAATATTATACTTatcagaaatatatatatatcagaaaTATCATGCATATCAGAAAGATATATATATCAGAAATATATATCAGAAATATATACATCAGAAATGTTATACATATCAGAAACATATATATGTCAGAAATATTATGCATATCAGAAAGATATATAtcagaaatatatatatcaGTAATATTATGTATATCAGAAATATTATGCGTATCAGAAATATATGTCAGAAATATTATGTATCTCAGAAAGATATATATCAGAAATATTATACGTATCAGAAACATATATATGTCAGAAATACTATGCTTATCAGAAATATTATGTGTAtcagaaatatatatatcaGAAATATATATCAGTAATATTATGTATATCAGAAATATTATCTATATCAGAAATATTATGCATATCAGAAACATATATATGTCAGAAATATTATGTATATCAGAAAGATATATATAtcagaaatatatatatcaGTAATATTATGTATATCAGAAATATTATGTCTATCAGAAATATTATGTATATCAGAAAGatatttattagaaatattCTGCATATCAGAAATATATAtcagaaatatatatatcaGTAATATTATGTATATCAGAAATATTATGTATATCAGAAAGatatttattagaaatattatGCATATCAGAAATATATatcagaaatatatatataagtaaTAATATGTATATCAGAAATATTATGTATATCAGAAAGATATATATATCAGAAATATTATGCATATCAGAAATAAGAAACCAGCCTGGGAAGAAGAGGGTTAAACTTAAGAAAAATGTGGAATAAGCAGGATTGGGAAGTGACTTTGAATAGCAGCGCCAAAACCAAACCcgatgaggttttttttggtctgtcAGGATctataaaagaaagaaaaagggaagtgCCGGGCGAACCCGCTaggggggagcagagcccgtGGAATGTGAgacaaaatcccccaaaaggcCCTAAAAGGTGCCCGGGAGATGCTGCAGcgcagggaaatgggaatg from Camarhynchus parvulus chromosome 24, STF_HiC, whole genome shotgun sequence encodes the following:
- the CLMP gene encoding CXADR-like membrane protein translates to MSAFSILFLASCSVWLGEAQTEFKRVAEENVTLPCHHRLGLLEQGSLDIEWLLHISETVQKAVITYSGGRVYDDLNEEQKGRVSFTSNFLAGDASLQIISLQSSDAGKYICKVKNAGQYEWARITLKVVEKPSKPKCWLEGELLEGKELSLQCRSASGTAPISYRWQRLSEEDERAEQLPPNSRVNISNPGQVLLKNLTQMSTGLYQCVATNEAGQESCVLQVTVQHAQNISMIAGAVCGVLVGLSLLFLVVRLTIRRKEKKRYEEEEAPNEIREDAEAPKAHLVKPSSSSSGSRSSRSGSSSTRSTANSASRSQRTLSTEATPHLTPPQYSQRQLDGKEEPKKADYNHLVKVAVPAVMVPAQSRAFQTV